GAAGTGACTTCAGGTAGAAAACGGGAACAATGAGAGTGACAAGAGAAAAGATATTATAGAAAATTCTGTACCACCGGTCATAACCACTGAATTGCTGTTCCATAAACGAAATAATCGTCGATGAAATAAGAAAACTGTGCATGACGCACCAGCCGCTCCATATCACAATTAAAAACAAATACTCCCGAGAACCTGCCATCATACTTTTATCACCTGTCTGTAATCTATTGTTTTCTCAGCTGCTCAAAGATGAGCCCTGAATCCGTGAACAGATGTCCCACGGAGATGCAAGTGGTTTATACAAATCAGTTATGTTATTATTTTAGTTGTATTTTCAATGGACTATTCAAGAACAAAATCATAATTTCGTCGCAGATTCTAAGAATCCGTGCATAATACAATACTGTATGTATAGACATGCAGGAAGCAACAGTTTTCCAGATTTTGTAAAAATAGTGGACAAAAGAGTATATTGACACCCCCACCTCCTTGTAATACACTCAAAAACAGACCGGAGCAGTCTGATTGAAATCCGATTACCCATGAAACTCAGCCGAACTGAAAATGTATCTGGTGTCAGAAATCACTGAAAATCCAGATCATTAGCCCGCATTTCTCATCAGTTCAGGCGGCGTCAGCTTCAAAATTTTCAACAGTAAATAATAGTAACCTATATTTACTGTTGAAATATTGCAGAAGATGGCGTCGCCTGGGCTGACCTTGGGTGAACATTGTGTGAATTTTGTTCGATTACTGATAGTTGGCTAATTATTTGTATTCTACAACTATTCTCAAAATTGACACAATGTTCATGAGAAATGTGGGTTAGATGATCTATCAAGAACACAATATCCATTCAAATCCTTTTTTGAATCGTCAAAACATGTTTTCTGAAATACACCTGATAAGGAAGGCACATCCAAGGTTCATAAATGTCATGCTGAATTTCGTATGTAATCATGAATTGAAAACTCCAAAAACCTTTTCATGAAAAACGGGACCTATCGCATTGCCGAATTTTTAAAGTCTGAATCTGCCGGAGGAATAGTGCTGATACTTGCAGCTTTTCTGGCCATGCTTCTGGCAAACAGCCCTCTTGGGTTTCTTTATGATCGTATTATAACCACTCCGGTACATATCCGGATAGGCCCCCTGGAAATAGCCAAACCCCTGCTCCTCTGGGTCAACGACGGACTGATGGCCGGCTTCTTTTTCCTGGTCGGCCTGGAACTCAAACGTGAGCTGCTCATTGGAGAATTATCGGACAAATCCAAAATCATTCTCCCGGCATTCGGAGCCATTGGCGGCATGCTTGTGCCCTCGCTCATCTATGTCTTTTTTAACTATAACGATCCCCAGACTATAAAAGGATGGGCAATACCCGCTGCAACAGATATTGCCTTCGCCCTGGGTGTCCTTTCACTGCTTGGTTCCGGAGTTCCCGCCAGCCTGAAAATTCTGCTGACCTCCCTTGCCATTTTTGATGATATTGGGGCAATTCTTATCATTGCCGTTTTTTACACCGATAACATCTCCTTTATTTCCCTGCTGATCGCCGCAGCATGCATAATTGTTCTCTGGCTCATGAACAGAAAAGGAGAGGAAAGAGTCGGCATGTATTTTTTTATCGGCTCCATCATGTGGGTTGCCCTTTTGAAATCCGGCGTACACGCCACACTTGCCGGTGTCATCCTGGCTATGTTCATTCCCATGGAATCAACTGAAAAAGAGAACCATTCACCTCTCATGCAGCTTGAACATGATCTCCATTCAACTGTGGCCTTTTTCATCCTGCCCATCTTTGCATTTTGCAATGCCGGTATTGATATTACAGACGCCACTCCTGATTTCTTCACGCACAGCGTTCCCCTGGGAATCACTTTCGGGCTTTTTTTCGGCAAACAGGTGGGTATTTTTTCTTTTATCCGGCTGGCAATTTCTCTGACAACAGCTGAAATGCCGATGGGAATGAACTGGCGGTCTCTTTATGGTATGTCAGCCCTCTGTGGAATAGGTTTCACCATGAGTTTATTTATCGGCTCACTTGCATTTAACCAGACTGTTGAAAAAATGGTATTTGACGAGCGGCTTGGCATTATCGTCGGCTCACTCCTCTCGGGTATCGTCGGATATTTCATTCTTAAAAATTCTCTGGAAAAACCAGGGGACAAAACCCTCAGTGTTCAGGAATAAACTTTTTTGCAGGTTTGACATGCAATATTTTTGCGAACATAATATACTATTTCATCTTTTCATAAATTATTTTTAAAAAATTCTGCCTGTAATTACATGATGAACTCTCCTACACGTCATCTGAACA
The DNA window shown above is from Desulfomarina profundi and carries:
- the nhaA gene encoding Na+/H+ antiporter NhaA, with product MKNGTYRIAEFLKSESAGGIVLILAAFLAMLLANSPLGFLYDRIITTPVHIRIGPLEIAKPLLLWVNDGLMAGFFFLVGLELKRELLIGELSDKSKIILPAFGAIGGMLVPSLIYVFFNYNDPQTIKGWAIPAATDIAFALGVLSLLGSGVPASLKILLTSLAIFDDIGAILIIAVFYTDNISFISLLIAAACIIVLWLMNRKGEERVGMYFFIGSIMWVALLKSGVHATLAGVILAMFIPMESTEKENHSPLMQLEHDLHSTVAFFILPIFAFCNAGIDITDATPDFFTHSVPLGITFGLFFGKQVGIFSFIRLAISLTTAEMPMGMNWRSLYGMSALCGIGFTMSLFIGSLAFNQTVEKMVFDERLGIIVGSLLSGIVGYFILKNSLEKPGDKTLSVQE